ACAAACAAAGATTTGAAGCACATTTGGAGGCTACATTCCAAATTCGACAGACAATTtgcaatataatattttcaatttagaGTAGGAACACCAGTTGGTGACTACAGCTGATTGAATTCATTACCAAGTAGCTTACACTGTACAATCAATCGATAACAACATACTGGAAGTTTGACAATGGCCCCCCGGCAAAGATTTCAATGAACAAATAATACGAGCTGCTCTCAACGAAATTCACGCTTATATTTCCTTTAAGTAGTGCTCCACTATTGCATCTCACTTATTAACTGTACATGATCAGACTATTTGTAAAAATTTGCAGAGTACACCAACTCCTATCTGCAGAAGAATGTAACGATATCATCTCGTGTTCCTCTTTGTTTCAGCTAAAAAATGTTACAGTAGTTGAACTGCTGCAATTGATGggattttctctctcaatttctGTGTGACAGCAACCCTAACAGTCATTACCCCGGCTGCTGGACCTGTGATACGGACTTTCACTATAGGCTCCTCGATTGTTACAAGTTCAAGAGATCCACCTGCTGCCCCTACTAAGTAGGGTCTAATTTCTTCAAGTACCTGGATCAGTTTGTGCATGTATACATAAGATGGCATCCTTCAAATCAAGGCACAAAATTTCTCCCATACTGTTAAACAGTAGGTAAGctaaagaagaagcaaagtaATGCAATTAAGCAATATGCAAGGTTTTATTGGATGTTGACAACCGGAAAAGGGTTTCCAAAGCCTTAGAAAGGAAACAAACAACACAGAAcaattttcttaaattttgtaGTGGTTCAATTTCCTATATCAAATACATATAATAAACTCAGAATACTTTTTTCTTAAACCATAATCTTTTAAATAGCAGTAGTAAAAATAGCTACTTGGACTATCTAATGAAAACCCATTCTGTATGTGTGAAGAAGTAAGCATGGAAAGTATATCCAGTATAATTATTGAAGGGGAGTGAATATTTCAAATGAAATATTACCTTCtctatattttcttcattcagttCAAGCCCCGTTTCTCCATCTGCTATTGGTTCCACTGCAACTATTTCAGGGATTTTTTCCATTAAACGACGCTCAATACCCATTTTCATTGTCATAACAGAGCTTGGACAGGAGCCACATGCTCCCTGTAGCTTCAAGCGCACTAcatttccttcaatttcatgTAATGCAACATTTCCCCCATCGGAAATCAGATATGGTCGGATTTCATCCAATACACTTTCAACGTTCTCTGCAGTCAGTGACAACTCGACTGCTGAATTTGGAGTAGCAACTGCCTTAACCACTGTACAGTAATGAAATAGATGACCATCAAACATCCAACTAGGGATAAGTAAAAAGAGACTCAGGGTCACAGCACACCTGTTACATGGACAATCTTAACACCTCTACAACAAAAAGAGCATTACACCCATACATTGTAtgatttctttctctactccaCTGGATGCATGCTTTTGGGATGTAACAAAGTTTTAAAATGGCTGTTAATCAACTTTTGTTTGGGCTTGGAACGGTCTGTGAAATTCAAAACAGTATGGCATACCTGGAGTTCATGTCCCTATTGAACCTACGTATGATCTTtgattatttttcatatctgGAATAATACAGCTGTCAATATTGCAAATCAAAGAGCAAGTTTGGACATCCCATtcatatcttctttttttcttttcttttctttttttttttttttgaaaagaggaaattttatttcaaaaaagaacaagacaCCAACGGAACAAGAGGTGGCCAAGAAGGCCACCACACAAAACAGAAAGgctaaaaaaaaactctacaTTACAAAACTACGGCTTTCCAGTCTAGATGGATGAGCTGAAAGCTAATCTCCCTAAATTCTGCTGAAATAGACGCCTATAGCGATGCCTAGAATCAGATACGATCCCAAAGCTGCTCTACCTCATCCCCTAACACATCCTCAAAAAATCTCCTATTCCTTTCCCCCCAAATTACCCAAAAAACAGCCATCATGGCACAATTTTCCAACACTGAACCCTTCCTCTTACCACCAAAGAAGTTCAATCTAGCTTCAAGCACCGCACTACACGATGCGAAGCTACCCCACGTTAGTCCTGCCACCTGAAACAAGTTAGCCCACAAGGAAGAGGCAACAGGACAAAGCAAAAACAGATGATCCACAGTCCCGCTGTCCCTTTTGCACATAACACACCAGTTAGGAGAAAAATACCAGCCAGGCCTTTTCCTTAGAACCAAATCACAGGTATTAATTCTACCATGAGCAATTAACCAAACTAATAATCTTACCTCAGGAGGGGCTTTAGCTTCTCTAGGCACCTGATGGTTAATCCACACATCTCTTCTTATTCTCAAGGCTTCaacataaattaatataagaaTTCACAGGACTTCTATCCCTAAACCTTCCAATAAACACCTACATGTTTGCCGTTGAACTAACTAATCATCACTTTAAACCTAATTCAATTTAGGaaatattttgatattgttGCATTGAAGCAACACAAGCGGCACAGTGCTTGAAAAGCATGGTAACCATTCGTATTAGGACAAGATACACAGAGATATAAGATAaatattttcaacaaaaacaaGTACATAGTATGCCAATCCGTTTTAAACAGCGTCTCCAATACTTAAACACAGCCTAAAGTTCAGTCAGGACATAATTCAGTTCAAATCAAGATTATACACATGTTGAACTTGATGATAGGTTgcaatttgaaataattaatattactATCTCAAAATTGCACACGAAAGAAATCAATTTTGGAGGACTCTGAAATCTCTGAAATTCAATATTAAATGattgaaaaatacaactcatGCTTCCAAATCAACCTCAGACCAATTGATTCAGTCTCGGAATGTAAATATcccaaatataataaatacataagaaaAACACAGAAATCGATTTCCAAATTCAAAGAAACTGACCTAGGCTGCGTGAAGCTGAACGCAATCGAACCCGTGAGCGAGGCCGCGCCAGATTATGCCCTCTACTGAACGACACATGGGAGCctcctaaaaataaaatccaactCTGCAaacaaatttgtaaaaattagaaatgaacaaaaaataataataataataaagaaaattaatttatattatttccaTAAAATGAAGGGAAGTCGAAGAAAACCGTGGAAGGTTGTTGCTGAAGGGCTTGTTGGGGTCTGCAGTATGACGGTGAAGTTAGAAGCATGGCTCTCATCGCTGGTTCGAATACAAGAAGCTGATATTAAAATTTGCTCcgttcttttttgtttttctcttcttcttgaacttactatttaaaattttctcacAAACCAAACAAGTACAAACGAAGACTCTCAAGGGTAAATATCAACGAAAAAGACTCGGAGCTCTCTCGTATCTGGGCGTATCTTCCTTCGTTTGCCGCCGTTGATTTTCTTTCCcttcaatttttatatgtttatatctGCGGTTTCCTCCTTATTTTTAAAGTCGGTTTAGCCTGAACGCAGTTTGAGATTTAACCCGATTGGGCGGgttaaaactgaaaacattTTTGGGTTAGGGATGAGTTGAGGCCCTCCCAAATCCAACCTCAATCCAAACCTAATTTTGAAactcaattttagttttatttttgccaGCAGAGGTATAATTCAGTTGGTTGAGGTCTTTAGTTCAACCTCGGTAGTGTTTTTTGTACTTTACTTGGTCGATAAATTGAAACAATTCTCGTAATTTGCTTTAAGTTTTAAGTGCATGTTAACTTAATGTTGTGAAACTGATTTTAAAGTTTCTGTGAATCAACAAAATAATGAGTTAGCATTTTAGTAACTCGTTTAGTTTTGGAATGAATCAACAAATTATCTCTTTCGGATGAAAATAGCGACTGTAAAACATGGTATAGGCCCGCAGGTTGTGTTGACGAGTTGAATCCAACCAAATAAAGTTGAGCAATTAGTTTATAGGCATCTAAAATCCCAACGGTACACCTTGCTTGCATCATACCAATATCTTGAGAATCATTTTCTGAATTTGCATCCTTTTTCTTGACTGTGAATGTTTTACTTTCCTTGTACCACATCAGTCTCCTTCACTTATAAAGAATTCAATCTCGAATTCTCCTCAAACTGAACTTGATAACCCCTAGATGCGTAGGTTGACATGCAAATAAATTCCTCAACTTGATATTCTTCGCTTCGCACTTAGAACGTAGAAATATGAGCCCTAGAAAGATGAGACATGATGTATAGAGAACAACTCTATAGAAATCAAGCCATCTGCTTGTACAATCGACCAACGAAATAACAAATAGAAAGCCTTCGCCAAAAAATCACAACTAATATGCTTCCAACTTTTCTGTAACATATTCCATCTGGCCTGAAACGCGTGTTCTCTCAAAGTGCAGGCATGCCCTTCCCTGTTTTAGCATCGTAGGTCTTCTCCAACACGACATCCATAGGCGTATCCTTGGGACCCGCTGCAACCAAAGTTTATTACGGAGTATCAGCATAAAATATGGGAAACGAAGATATCTTTTACAAGGAACATTATAGATCTCGGGACTTCAGATAAGTACCAACAGTAGGTCTTGGAGTAGTCCTTATCTTCAAGATCTCAGGGCGAGGGATTATAGATCCAGATGCCCCTAGTCCCCTAGATACTCGAACTTTTGTTCCATCCTCAAGATATTTAACCCCGACCTTAACAGGCTTCCtgcacacacaaaaaaaacaccGCATTGGAATAGTAAGACAAAGAGCAAAACACCAACAGTCGTTGAAACATAATGTTAACAATGCACGAATACCCTGTAACTGGATCAACAACTTGCACATTTGAGGCATGAAGAGGGGCTTCAACAGTAAAAATTCCACCTTCATGACCTTGGCCTTGCTTGATATGTTTCTTTACCTGCAAAGACAGAGTACTTGTTCAACATTAGAATAGCCACTGAACATTTAAATGAATTATAATAAACTATAAGGGTCAAATACTATGAACATTAGAAGAGCTTCCGACCAATAAAGATGTTTGTCACAAATAACCAAACAGTTTATAGACAATCAACCATACATACTGACCCAATTCAGCTTatgcaaaaaaggaaaaaaaataaagacctGATTCTTAACAAGTTTTCTAAAAGCTAAAACtaaagaatgaaaaagaatAGAAAATCGTACAAAGAATGTAAGGCAAAATCAGATAGGAACATTATTCCAATAATACGGATAGACTGATACCAGATTTTTGCCTTCCACAATGACACGATTCTGGGAACGGATCACTCGCTTGATGATACCCGTCTCGCCCTTGTCTTTGCCCCTTATTATCATCACCTGTAAATGAGATGAGAATAGTTCAGTTATAGATATAGATAGATAAATACGCAAAGAGGTCAAGATCTTCATCGCCCTCACATTATCTCCTCTGAGAACCTTCCAGTGCCTAATGAGTTTCTCAGCTGCTTTCCAACCCATTTCAAACAAAGACAGATATCTGCAGAAGCCAATAACAAATATTAACACCAAAAGATGTGTATTTCAATTGCTGATTAGCATCACACTTACATAAAATCTAATAGCATAAGAAACAAGCACATTCAAATTCATTTCAGTTTCATAATAACTCCATTTCCTAATATCAGCAGCAAGTGGGTTAATCAATAGTAAGATGATCTTACAATTCACAACAACCATGTCAACCAAGAACTTAGGTACTGGTACTTTAGTAACACAACTTCCCTTAATACTAAAACAACTTGCTAACCTGTCTACACAAGATTGCAAGCTGCCCGGCCACTAAAATTGTAAGGATAAAATCTGAAATTATCAAAGAGCAATTAAAAACTATAATGATACAATTATCAATGATCAATTAGAAACAAGTAGTCCACTTGATAATTCATAAAGCCACAGCTCATAAATTAGGCATTGACTGAATCCCTAAATTAGAATTTCGAAATTTAATCCCTAAGTCCTAAATGCCCAACTGAATCCCTAATTCCTAAAATCCCTAAAGtagaatttggaaaaaaacaaaataaaatgaaactgaatgacaagaagaagaagagaatcGGAGAAGCACGTGGTTAAGGTCAGTGGTACGGAGGAGTACTGAAATTCGAAGACGGACTTACAGTTAGAGAGCAAAGGAGAGGAGGCTGGAGCGGCGCCTGGAGCAGAAATTTAGAACACAAAGgactttccttttctttcttttttttcggGTATGAAGAGTACGGGCCGGGTGGGCTAGACGGGTCCAGGCCGGGTAAGATTACAGCTCGCATTGCCTAAATTAGGCTAATATACAATTTTTGTACATacattttcttaattattcttttaattttttgagttgGACCAAATTATGACTttctttttaccaaaaaaacatattataaGATTTTTCACtacttatttgatttttttttcccacaaattaatgaaagagGAAGCCACctatattgattttatttatttataaatagggTGTTAGTTGAATTGACCTAGACTTTGGTGTGCTCTCAAGTGGTCTTGGGTTGttgacttaaaaaaaaaaaaatacagtgGTCTTGGGTTCAAACCCCTATAGTACCTATGTGTGTGAGTTCCCCCCTCCCCTTTTCTAACtttggcaacaaaaaaaaggtggGTTTTGAATCAATCTGCCAACTCGAAAATAACCCGCTCTATTCATTAATTAATGGGTCGTTTTGCATAACTACAACTGCaaactataatttttaaactctaacaagtaaaaaaattacaaatagaAACTATGAACATgcaaaaaaactaaaaaagagTTGATGCACttataacaaacaaaaactaaaagacACCAAGTAAATCACGAGGTGGAACCTGAGATCTCCaaaaagacccaaaaaaaaactaaaaaaggCAGCCACGTCGTCCCCAAGCAAATCAAAGCTCGAACCCTatatgggaaaaaaaaatatatgaagaagaagataggaGTGGGAAGGTGAGGGGATGTTCTAAGGGGAGGTGGGGtaggaagaagatgagaggATAAGAGAAGGAAAAGTAAGGAGGGAAGGAAGAGAGGAGACGGGAGTAGGAGGAACAATGACCCCTTCTCTCCCTCCCCTCcctccctttttctcttttttcaagGTATGTGTGATTAGagatggttttttttttttgagggtTTTCGTCAatagaatatatatttatcttcGGTACAGATAATTTGATGAAGCAATTAACATACTTGACAGATTGGGTCACATTGACACATtttgaaagaataaaaagttcaaaacCAAACTGAAAGTTAAGAGGACAAAGTAAAACATGGTCTATAAAATTTAGGGAGGATTGCtgaaattttctctcttggggTGCATTTTGGTTCAGAGGCTTGGGGAGAACCAAACTTATAAAGTGAAGACTAAGAAAACCATGTTTGAGGAGATTTGTATCcaagaattaattgaaaattgaaaatttagatTATGATATTACGAAGCATAATTTTTATGGTGTGTGattgtataatatatagatattGAGAACTTCTTTGTCAATTTCGCCTAGGTCTATGAAATCTCATGACTGACTCTAATAAAAtcgaattaaaaaaaaaatacaaatcatagtctaaactacaagagGAGGAtgttctcacacacactaccaaagtgtcataaaaatttgaatataagACCATTGATCTGCAAGttaatgttatttttcattgaGCCATAATCAAGGTGAAAAGTAAATATAACTAGTGGCAAAATCAAAATGTTGTAAGCTGCTTTCAGTAGTcaggtttttttaattctttttttttttggttgccaatttaaaaaaaaattgtatttaattcaccattaaaaaaaatttaaaacatgaGGCGGCCCATGTAGTGGTTATCAGGTCTTCATCCACCTTAATTCACACTCCTTGAAGTTGAaacaaactctctctcttgtaATTTTGAAGTGCAAGCAAAGAAAGCCCATGCCAAACCTacccaataaaatatattCACTCCTCAAACCCTAATCTCCACCTTCGTACACACAGCACGTATCCATGGAATTGGAAACCCAACATTCTCAGCTTCCTGAAGAAGACCCTAACAACAATTACCAAGCCAATGTTGACACCTCCAGACCCTTCCGCTCCGTCAGAGAAGCCGTGGCCATCTTTGGCGACCGCCTCCTTCTTGGAGAAATGTACTCATCCCCCAAGCCTCATGGCAACAATATTGTCCAAAGAACTCCTTCATCGTCATGGAAGTTGTCGCCGATGCCGGCTAATTATAAAGAAAGCGAAGATGTTAGCAGTTATGGTGATGAGGAGGAGAATGCAGGTGATAAAGTAGTTATGGATACTCTTAAGAAGCTGGAGGCTGAGCTTGAGGAGACAAAGGTGGAGCTGAAGTTGCTGAAGGAGAGAGAGTCTGAAACCGAGGTGGCGTTGGCCTCCTTGAACGCAGAGCTTCATAAGAACATGTCCAAGTTGGCTCAGGCTGAGGCAAATAATGCAGCAATGGCTAGCAATGTACTGCATGTGGCTGCAAGATCATCGCCATTTACCGGTACCAATCATGGTTTGATgatggaggaagagaagaacaaGAGGGAGTGGATGATAAGGATGGAGGATTCTACCTCTTTGGCTCAGATATTGAGCATTGGCACTCAGAAAAATGGCggaggaaaaagagaaaataaaataatgaagaagaagccTATTGTCCCTCTTGTGCAAGATTTGTTTTTCTGGAAAAAAGGATCTTCAACTCCTCTTCGTAACGCTCTTTTTAATTCTTCTCCACAGCTCTACTATTGATGGTGAGAATATATGCGGTTTTCTTCGAtatatttcctttcctttgtattctttctatttgttttgttttaattattttctccaTCTAGAGTGGAAGAAAAGCGTTTCATGGAGTATGTCATGTACTGTATATTAATCCAATATATCATCCGAACTGAACCAGCTTGGGAATCATCTTCTAGATTTTGCTCAAATTATTGTAGTTATTATAAATGGGAGCAGTTGAAGATTTATTCataaagttaattaattgggaGGAGAGAGGGTCGAAgaagggaggaagaagaagaggggtAAAGGGTTTGCCAATTAatggggaggagagagagtaaaTGGGAGCGGTTGATGATTTATTCATAAAGTtagtaaaaatatttattaatgaCATATATATTGTTTCAGATGTCAAAAGAGTattactttgtatttttatacCATTATAATCCCGTACTAATACTACAGTAATATGACTATATGGTACATATTTTGTatacgtgttataatatgggTGAACGACAAGGTTTATTTTTCCCCATTTTAGAGATAGTATCTACAAATAtccttatattataacacatatACAAGACGTATTACGTGACTGTACTACTGTAATATTCTATAATCTCTTCCACCTTAGCTACAAAGACAACTATGATTTTGTATGggcattaatattatttatttcatatcCATGTTAGAGGTAGGAATGTAGAGAAGAGAGTCCCTCATTAAGAGGAGTGAGGAGGAGCAACTATATCCAAAGAAATATATACCCACAtcatatatacagtcccgatctcttggaccacaggagtccaagagattgtggtcacccaccgttggatattaatccaattgttcaaaatgatatatataaatgcaatatgacataaatgattattacccgattcaagtcataaatgagtgaaccgttgaatttacatccaacggtgagtgaccataaatctcttggactacaggggtccaagagatcgggactgatcatatatatatatatatcgttAATTTTTAAGTTGACTCTGATGCACAATTTGGAGCGCCAAAATCACGCCATTAGGCATCGGTGCGATGTAGCATTGATGCCCGTCAGTGCTCAGGGTGTTGAAACTACCTCCAGcctcaaaaattaaattaaccaACCAGCCGGCGAATTCCCCTAGGAGAAAAGCTCCTGCAATGCCAAATATTATTCCTACCATCACAACGGAGACAGGATTTGGGCAGACACAAGTTGCCAGGGCAACCCCAACTACTTCTCCCAGCAACAAACCACCGGCTGATGCTGCAATCACTACAGCTTCATGTGTTGCCTTTTCAAGTGGGATATCCGCTGTAAATATTTCCCATACAGTCAGGCCTGCAACGAAAAGGTTCACCGCTATGCCGGCAGCCCTAAAGCCCTTTAATAACCGGTTAATTCTAACACTTCCCCTCCCGCCAGATGCCACTATGATTTCCTCATACGCCTGCACATGCATGTGTTAAAGTCTAATCGTAAATTTGCGCGTCTAGTTTGTCTTAGGAATCATTAATTACCTGTATCTTTTGTACATCTTTCAGGTCCTTGAAACGTCCTTGGAATTTAAGTTGGGCCTGATACCTGCATGAGTGACATTGAAGA
The window above is part of the Prunus dulcis chromosome 1, ALMONDv2, whole genome shotgun sequence genome. Proteins encoded here:
- the LOC117634271 gene encoding nifU-like protein 2, chloroplastic; translation: MRAMLLTSPSYCRPQQALQQQPSTSWILFLGGSHVSFSRGHNLARPRSRVRLRSASRSLVVKAVATPNSAVELSLTAENVESVLDEIRPYLISDGGNVALHEIEGNVVRLKLQGACGSCPSSVMTMKMGIERRLMEKIPEIVAVEPIADGETGLELNEENIEKVLEEIRPYLVGAAGGSLELVTIEEPIVKVRITGPAAGVMTVRVAVTQKLREKIPSIAAVQLL
- the LOC117634273 gene encoding 50S ribosomal protein L24-like; amino-acid sequence: MGWKAAEKLIRHWKVLRGDNVMIIRGKDKGETGIIKRVIRSQNRVIVEGKNLVKKHIKQGQGHEGGIFTVEAPLHASNVQVVDPVTGKPVKVGVKYLEDGTKVRVSRGLGASGSIIPRPEILKIRTTPRPTVAGPKDTPMDVVLEKTYDAKTGKGMPAL
- the LOC117615662 gene encoding uncharacterized protein LOC117615662, producing MELETQHSQLPEEDPNNNYQANVDTSRPFRSVREAVAIFGDRLLLGEMYSSPKPHGNNIVQRTPSSSWKLSPMPANYKESEDVSSYGDEEENAGDKVVMDTLKKLEAELEETKVELKLLKERESETEVALASLNAELHKNMSKLAQAEANNAAMASNVLHVAARSSPFTGTNHGLMMEEEKNKREWMIRMEDSTSLAQILSIGTQKNGGGKRENKIMKKKPIVPLVQDLFFWKKGSSTPLRNALFNSSPQLYY
- the LOC117620381 gene encoding uncharacterized protein LOC117620381, with translation MGSCASSLVYYKEAEAIHHIKFRSEPERAKYLKDSRASNQSSIGLLDAGNALEGRFRNDDARASVAREIFGYIVNGTNHALQSVPNYSLRKDYVEKITEHVEMLGNALEVADGVVYVAKEATEYRRAMYEYTRRHQTSGGSVSRQFSRWLEESGIKFEGLVQRYQAQLKFQGRFKDLKDVQKIQAYEEIIVASGGRGSVRINRLLKGFRAAGIAVNLFVAGLTVWEIFTADIPLEKATHEAVVIAASAGGLLLGEVVGVALATCVCPNPVSVVMVGIIFGIAGAFLLGEFAGWLVNLIFEAGGSFNTLSTDGHQCYIAPMPNGVILALQIVHQSQLKN